The genomic stretch GATGAGCTTTTGGAGAATGAGGTTCTGGCAACATTAAATCAAATGCACGCTTTAGGTTATAAAAAGTTTAAACTAGTTGACCAGCAGACATTGAAACCATTAACATTAGGAAAAGAATTTTATAACGGAAAGAAAGAAATTCATATAGTAGAAAGGTTAAGACATAAGTTTAAATTCACTTATAGGCATAGGCTAGGAGCTAAACATGATTACAACTTTCCTTATGGTGCAACTGGGCCGTTTGGTGAAGATATTGATGGTAAATGGTATAATTTTGATGATGCCCAAAAGTTGATGCTAACGCACAGGAAACAATTTTTCGAAACAAACGTAAATGGTTATAGCTTTAGTTTTTGGTGCGACTGGCACGCCAAAATAGATTGAGGTTCTATTGTAAAAGTTAATCCTTTGTAGTCACCCTATCCATGTGTCAAGGCACTCCCCCCCCCAAAAAAAAAAAGAAAGCTAATGCAAGATTTATGGCGAGCTTCTGCTGTAACAATGGATGTCTAAACTTTTTTAGTGTGGTATCTGGAGGTGGTGGAAATCGGTTTAAAGTGGTGAAGTGAGCTTTTCCAATTCTAGCACATTAAGATGTGAGACGACTGGTATATCTGCTAGGAGGGTCATTCAATTAGTTGTTTTTTCCTTTAAGGTTAATAGTTTTTTGAATTGCAGAGAGCAAATTATCTATACTGTTATCCCATGTATGTTCATTCGCAAAGTTTATCCTTGCTTCTCTTTTTGAGCGGGAGTTTTCGGAAAGAGCCTTATCTATTAATATTTCATACTCAGAAGCATTAGTGGCTAAATAGCAATGCTCTGCAAATACACTCATAGCCTTTGTTGCGGTAGCTATAACGGGTTTCCCCATAGCTAAATATTCATCCACCTTTCTGGGGTAGTTGCCAATGGTCATATCGTTTATTAGCTGCGGATTTATTGAGACATCGAAAAAATTGAGGTAGGTACTTAGTTCTTCAGGTTTTTTACTCCCCAAAAAGTATACATTTTCCATTTGATGCAAGCGACTTCCTGTAAAGCTCGAATCTTCAGGGCCTACTAAAACGAAACTCCAGTCTTTTTTAGATTCTGCAAGATTTTCGAGCAATGTAATATCTAACCGCATAGAAGTTAAAAATCCAATATACCCAATAATAGGATTTGCTATTCCCTCCATATCTTGAGGTTTCGAATAACTTTTATTGGGGTCAAAAAGAGATAGATCACAGCCTTGACCTATGTAATAGCTCTTAGGATTGTATTGCCTACAATAGTCTCTTAAGAAAGTTGAGTTGGCTACACTTAGGTCACTTTTTTCAATTAACTTAGGTTCAATACGAGTTCCATGTTTTTTAAAGTAATCTGTTGAAATAAGATTGTCTCTTGAATAATAAATACTCAATAATGGTTTCAAAAGCTCTTTCATATAGTAGCTTCTAAACATATCGTTATCATTAAAAAGAAAGAACTCTTGGAAGTTTAATTTTTTAAGAATAGGCTTAACCTCGGCTGCAATTTTACGATTGTTTCTTAAATTAAAATAGTCAAATAAACGGCCTGGAGGGAGCGTGTTGATGGATAGTATAATACTGCTTGGGGTGAAGACGTATAAATTTTCCTCAACTTCAACAAGACTGTCAGTTTTTCCTTTTCTCACATTTTTTCTGAATTCAATATGATCCTGACTGTCGCTTGAGTTTTTAACTACGGTATTCCAGTCCAACGGAATGTTGATGTATAGAACTTTCGTTCGCTTGGCCAATTCGACAGCTATATTTTTGCAATTGCTACCAATGGTAGTATCCCACGGTTGTAGGCCGACAATAAGGAAAGGAGTGTGTGGTGATGTATTCAAAGTGTATAGGAATTTATAAAATTTGGTGTCTTATTAATCTGAAACATACATTTTGTAATAATAAGTATTAAAACAAAAAGAGAGGTAAGAAACTACTTGCTTTGTAATTTTTATTGGTCGATAAAGGATTAAATTTGCAATTGATTTAATTATTGATCCGGAATTTATTCTCCACTACTACTGTTTGGGGGTGTAGTTCCTCATTTGTTAGGAAAGCTTTTTGTGTCCTGTCCTGAAATAGCGTTACAGAAATTTGTAACCTTCCGAAAGGCAATGGCTACGTAAAGTGTACACACAAGGATTACAGCTTAAATTATAAGCTACATGTGGTTCAAGAAATAGAGCGGGGTGAGTTAAGTCAGCATGAAGCAGTTCGAAAATATGGCATTCAGGCTCGCAGTACTGTACTGAGTTGGTTAAGAAAGTAGCGTGACTTTGATTGGGAGAATCAAACTCTAACACAAATGGCCAAAACTCCAGAGCAAAAACTGATGGAACTAGAGCAAAAAGTTCGGCTATTGGAAAAGCAGAAAAAGCAACTGAAACATCAAATAGAACGAGCCGGCAAAAAGGCGATTATCTTTGATGTGATGATAGATATAGTCGAGAAAGAGTATAATATTCCTATCCGAAAAAAACTCCTTACCCGAACAGTCAAACAATACAAAGAGCACTACCAAGAAAGCATAACGGCTGCCTATAGATTGTTTGGGTATAGCCGTCAGGTATTTTATCGCGCCATTAAAGCCGAAAAGACCAAACAGCAATGTGCGCGAAAAGTAGTATCACTAGTCCAGGAAAAGCGCATGACCAAGCCACGGCTTGGCACGCGAAAACTTTACCACTTGCTGCAGCCAGAGCTGCAAGCACTGGACGTTGGCCGCGATAAATTGTTCCTCATTCTAAAAGCAAATCACATGTTAATACAACCCAAGAAATCTTACCATATTACCACCAACTCATATCATAGGTTCCGCAAACATAAAAACTTGATTGCAGACCTACCCATCAACCGGCCAGAGCAACTTTGGATGGCTGATATAACCTACGTAGGCACCCGAGAAAACCCCATGTCCATGGGCCTTGTAACGATGCTTTCTCTAAGAAAATAATGGGATACAATGTATCAAACAGTTTGAGTACAGATGGTGCATTATCAGCTTTGAAACAAGCCGTTAAGCATCGAAAATACCTGAGCCAACCTCTGATTCATCACTCAGGCAGAGGCTTTCAATATTGCAGCACTTATTACCAAAAATAACTAGCTAAAGCCAAAATCACATGTAGCATGACAGAGTCTTATGACCCTTATGCCAACGCTATGGCTGAACGTATAAACGGTATTTTAAAGCAAGAATTTATAGAAGTAGGAAAGGCCGATAAGCTGGACATTATGAAGCTTTTGGTAAAAGACAGTGTAACCATTTACAACCAACACAGGCTACACCTTTCCTGCTAAATGAACACCTCAGAACAGATGCATCAGCAAAATACTATTACCATAAAAAGCTATAAAAAACTAAACCTTGGTGAAGCTAGCTTCTCCAAGGTTTAATTACTATATTTATTCTATCTAAACATCTGTTTCGGTTATTTAGGACGGGGCAATTGTACGATTGATTTTTTCATAAATTTGCTATTGAGTTAAAATATTGGGGCAAACCTCTTGTGATGAGATACTGGGGTTTGCCTTTTTGTTTTAGTAAAATAGTTTCCACAGCAGGCAGTTGGGCTAAAGTGTTAATAAATAATTGGCCTTTTATCTCAAACCACATTACCCGTAAGTTTCTGGTTATTAATTACTTGATGGGATGAGTGAGTGTTTTGTCTCTAGAGAATAGAATGAAAGGTAGAAGTTTGTTTCAGGAGATTATGAATGAACAAGGGGGTGAAATTTTGAATAGATAATCTTAGATAAGGGAGCCCTATGTACTATTTTTTTTTAATTTGTCCGTCAAATTATAGAATAGTTTATCATCAATTCCTTTCTCATGATTGTAGGATATTGACCCACGGAACTACTCCAAAAGCAAATGTTTTTTAATTTACTTATTTCAACAAATGAAAATTGCTTATTTATTGTTAGTGCATAAGAATGCCGATCAGGTAAATCGCCTTATAGATAGGTTGGCTGATGGCGATAATGGCATATTTATACATGTGGATAAGAAAAGTGATATCCATAAAGATATCAATAAATTGCCTAATACTCACTTCGTGAAGCATCGTATTAAGGGTGAGTGGGGCGGATATTCATTAATAGAAGCAACAATGGCACTTTTTGACCTGGCATTGGCTTGTTCCGAGAATTACGATTACTACATTTTACTGTCTGGGCAAGATTACCCTCTTAAGAGTAATGCGTTTATTAAAAAATTTCTAATTCAGAACCGGGGTAAAGAATTTTTTAAAATTCGGGAGATGCCTTATCATCATTGGGTCAAACAGCGGGGAGGGTTTGATAGGATAGAAATATACTACCCTAAATGGATATTGGGGAATACTAGGAAAAAATGGATAATCAGAAACCTGTATGTTCAGCTTTGTAAAGCTTTAGGATTTTTAAAGAAGCGTCAATTTTTCAAAAAATATTATGGAATAAGCCAGTGGTTTGCAATTTCCCGAAACGCAGTGGAGTATATTTATAAGTACTCACAAGAAAACGTTGATGCTTTGAAATTTTTTAAGAATTCGTTAATTCCTGACGAGATTTTCTTTTCAACCATAATAATGAACTCGCACTTCAAAGATAAAGTAGAGCCAACTGATTTGAAGTTGGTGGATTGGACTACTGGCCCGGAAATGCCACTTATATGGAAAGAAGAACACATAAGTCGGATAATTAACTCGGAGGCTTTGTTCGCTCGAAAGTTTGATATGGATATAGATAGCAAGGTTTTGGATCAGATAGATAAAGAGTTATTGGGAGTTTGTTGTTAGTTAAAGAACATGCTAGAAGGGTTGGGGACTACAAAACTAAAATTAAGACAATTAAAAAATATCGTACACTTGCTGATGCATTGTCTTTAGGGCTAATGGCATAAATAGTTGAAATGTTGAACTCACTAAAATCTCTACCGAAGAAAATATGATCACGAATGATAGATTACCAGACTTTTTAATAATTGGAGCTGGAAAATCAGGAACGACTGCGCTGTGTGATTTTCTATCTCAACATCCTGAAATTTTTATCTCAAAACGGAAAGAACCTAATTTTTTGGCATTTGAAGGTGTAGATTCAAATTCCTATGATTTGGAAGAGTCAAGATCGTATCACGAGCAATCGGTTGTTACCTTAGAGAAGTATTTAGAACTTTTTGAGAATGCTGCAGAGAATCAAGTGGTAGGTGAGAACTCTAATGTGTATTTAACTAATGAAAGAACTATTCCCAACATTAAAAAGTATGTGCCAAATGCAAAATTAATTGTTATTCTCCGCCATCCAGCGGATAGGTTATTGTCAAGGTATTCTCATCTAGTACGGATTAATTCTGTCCCCACAGAGGGGTTAGATGAGTTGTTCAATCGATCCTCGATTTGGTGGAGAAGACAAGATTTGATACTTGAAGGGTTCTATGGAAGGTACTTGGAAAGGTATTACCGCGAATTCGACAAAGATTTGATTAAAGTTATTTTTTATGAAGACTTTAAGCTGAATA from Owenweeksia hongkongensis DSM 17368 encodes the following:
- a CDS encoding glycosyltransferase, giving the protein MNTSPHTPFLIVGLQPWDTTIGSNCKNIAVELAKRTKVLYINIPLDWNTVVKNSSDSQDHIEFRKNVRKGKTDSLVEVEENLYVFTPSSIILSINTLPPGRLFDYFNLRNNRKIAAEVKPILKKLNFQEFFLFNDNDMFRSYYMKELLKPLLSIYYSRDNLISTDYFKKHGTRIEPKLIEKSDLSVANSTFLRDYCRQYNPKSYYIGQGCDLSLFDPNKSYSKPQDMEGIANPIIGYIGFLTSMRLDITLLENLAESKKDWSFVLVGPEDSSFTGSRLHQMENVYFLGSKKPEELSTYLNFFDVSINPQLINDMTIGNYPRKVDEYLAMGKPVIATATKAMSVFAEHCYLATNASEYEILIDKALSENSRSKREARINFANEHTWDNSIDNLLSAIQKTINLKGKNN
- a CDS encoding transposase, whose product is MCNLPKGNGYVKCTHKDYSLNYKLHVVQEIERGELSQHEAVRKYGIQARSTVLSWLRK
- a CDS encoding integrase core domain-containing protein produces the protein MTCSMTESYDPYANAMAERINGILKQEFIEVGKADKLDIMKLLVKDSVTIYNQHRLHLSC
- a CDS encoding N-acetylglucosaminyltransferase — encoded protein: MKIAYLLLVHKNADQVNRLIDRLADGDNGIFIHVDKKSDIHKDINKLPNTHFVKHRIKGEWGGYSLIEATMALFDLALACSENYDYYILLSGQDYPLKSNAFIKKFLIQNRGKEFFKIREMPYHHWVKQRGGFDRIEIYYPKWILGNTRKKWIIRNLYVQLCKALGFLKKRQFFKKYYGISQWFAISRNAVEYIYKYSQENVDALKFFKNSLIPDEIFFSTIIMNSHFKDKVEPTDLKLVDWTTGPEMPLIWKEEHISRIINSEALFARKFDMDIDSKVLDQIDKELLGVCC
- a CDS encoding sulfotransferase family protein, producing MITNDRLPDFLIIGAGKSGTTALCDFLSQHPEIFISKRKEPNFLAFEGVDSNSYDLEESRSYHEQSVVTLEKYLELFENAAENQVVGENSNVYLTNERTIPNIKKYVPNAKLIVILRHPADRLLSRYSHLVRINSVPTEGLDELFNRSSIWWRRQDLILEGFYGRYLERYYREFDKDLIKVIFYEDFKLNRGQVLKEVFEFLNVDGSFKADASVILNKSGRRKKNLFNWLLGEDGFLIKSSKKMSPKIHDIMKNDLFFKKQLLKWRNSNLETIKFSEDLRTRITDEIYREDIIKLENVTGRSLKDWF